In Apium graveolens cultivar Ventura chromosome 10, ASM990537v1, whole genome shotgun sequence, the following are encoded in one genomic region:
- the LOC141692401 gene encoding putative acyl-[acyl-carrier-protein]--UDP-N-acetylglucosamine O-acyltransferase, mitochondrial isoform X2, giving the protein MLFWVSVGSSVKLGNACQLYPGSHVFGKSELGDNCILMTGAVVGDELPGSTVIGCNNIIGHHAVVGIRCQDLKYKPGTECFLEVGNNNDIREHTSIHRSSRSCEKTIIGDDNLIMGSCHIAHDCKVGNKNIFANNSLLAGHVVVEDHVHTAGASVVHQFCRIGSFSFIGGGSVVSQDVPKYVTVAGERAELRGLNLEGLRRHGFSSAEMKSLKAAYRKIFMATDGSFEDRLALVEQHKEWALVPAVCFMVQSIRDSLKEDRRGICKYRSRSGTGSA; this is encoded by the exons ATGCTGTTTTGGGTCAG TGTTGGGTCTTCTGTGAAGTTGGGAAATGCATGCCAACTTTATCCTGGTAGCCATGTTTTTGGTAAGTCCGAATTGGGGGATAACTGCATCTTGATGAC TGGCGCCGTGGTCGGAGATGAACTACCTGGGAGCACAGTCATCGGGTGCAACAATATAATAGGACATCATGCTGTGGTCGGAATCAGATGCCAAGACTTAAAGTACAAG CCAGGAACTGAATGCTTCTTAGAGGTGGGGAACAACAATGATATTAGAGAACATACGTCTATCCACCGATCTTCGAGGTCATGTGAAAAAACA ATTATAGGCGACGACAATCTTATTATGGGGTCTTGCCACATAGCCCATGACTGCAAAGTGGGCAACAAGAACATATTTGCAAACAACAGCCTTCTAGCAGGTCACGTTGTGGTAGAG GACCATGTTCACACAGCAGGAGCAAGTGTTGTCCATCAATTTTGCCGCATTGGTTCTTTTTCATTTATTGGTGGTGGCTCTGTG GTGTCACAAGATGTACCAAAGTATGTAACGGTGGCCGGAGAAAGGGCGGAGCTTCGTGGATTAAATTTAGAAGGCCTTAGACGGCATGGGTTCTCATCGGCTGAG ATGAAGAGCCTAAAAGCTGCTTACAGAAAGATATTCATGGCTACTGATGGTAGCTTTGAAGACCGACTTGCTCTAGTG GAGCAACATAAGGAGTGGGCTCTTGTTCCTGCTGTGTGCTTCATGGTCCAATCCATCCGTGATTCTTTGAAAGAAGATCGTCGAGGAATCTGCAAATATAGATCTCGGAGTGGTACAGGATCTGCATGA
- the LOC141692401 gene encoding putative acyl-[acyl-carrier-protein]--UDP-N-acetylglucosamine O-acyltransferase, mitochondrial isoform X1, with product MPMSCSLLTRVIKNHTQHHKLSVSIISTSLNSITLNRFTSTLSCDTLEQNPCEKRPAFVHPAAIVHPNAVLGQGVSIGPFCSVGSSVKLGNACQLYPGSHVFGKSELGDNCILMTGAVVGDELPGSTVIGCNNIIGHHAVVGIRCQDLKYKPGTECFLEVGNNNDIREHTSIHRSSRSCEKTIIGDDNLIMGSCHIAHDCKVGNKNIFANNSLLAGHVVVEDHVHTAGASVVHQFCRIGSFSFIGGGSVVSQDVPKYVTVAGERAELRGLNLEGLRRHGFSSAEMKSLKAAYRKIFMATDGSFEDRLALVEQHKEWALVPAVCFMVQSIRDSLKEDRRGICKYRSRSGTGSA from the exons ATGCCCATGTCTTGTTCTTTACTCACCCGAGTCATAAAAAACCATACACAACACCACAAACTATCTGTATCTATTATATCTACATCTCTCAACAGCATCACACTCAATCGCTTCACTTCCACACTCTCAT GTGATACATTGGAGCAAAACCCATGTGAGAAAAGGCCTGCTTTTGTTCATCCTGCTGCCATTGTTCATCCTAATGCTGTTTTGGGTCAG GGTGTTTCAATTGGTCCGTTTTGCAGTGTTGGGTCTTCTGTGAAGTTGGGAAATGCATGCCAACTTTATCCTGGTAGCCATGTTTTTGGTAAGTCCGAATTGGGGGATAACTGCATCTTGATGAC TGGCGCCGTGGTCGGAGATGAACTACCTGGGAGCACAGTCATCGGGTGCAACAATATAATAGGACATCATGCTGTGGTCGGAATCAGATGCCAAGACTTAAAGTACAAG CCAGGAACTGAATGCTTCTTAGAGGTGGGGAACAACAATGATATTAGAGAACATACGTCTATCCACCGATCTTCGAGGTCATGTGAAAAAACA ATTATAGGCGACGACAATCTTATTATGGGGTCTTGCCACATAGCCCATGACTGCAAAGTGGGCAACAAGAACATATTTGCAAACAACAGCCTTCTAGCAGGTCACGTTGTGGTAGAG GACCATGTTCACACAGCAGGAGCAAGTGTTGTCCATCAATTTTGCCGCATTGGTTCTTTTTCATTTATTGGTGGTGGCTCTGTG GTGTCACAAGATGTACCAAAGTATGTAACGGTGGCCGGAGAAAGGGCGGAGCTTCGTGGATTAAATTTAGAAGGCCTTAGACGGCATGGGTTCTCATCGGCTGAG ATGAAGAGCCTAAAAGCTGCTTACAGAAAGATATTCATGGCTACTGATGGTAGCTTTGAAGACCGACTTGCTCTAGTG GAGCAACATAAGGAGTGGGCTCTTGTTCCTGCTGTGTGCTTCATGGTCCAATCCATCCGTGATTCTTTGAAAGAAGATCGTCGAGGAATCTGCAAATATAGATCTCGGAGTGGTACAGGATCTGCATGA
- the LOC141691424 gene encoding uncharacterized protein LOC141691424 gives MANLAKLEFVAMDVFGNNYLSWVLDAELHLSANGLKDTIDPEKIPTVEQNAKAIIFLRHHIHEDLKFEYLTIKNSLTLWNNLKDRFDHQKLVHLPSARYDWINLRLQDFKFVAEYNSALFKISSKLILCGENITDTEMIEKTLSTFHPNTMILAQQYRERNFQKYGELISLLLVAEKNNELLLKNHQIRPTGSAQLPEVHNTSFLKNERGKGHRGGRGYGRNRGRGNFCGRFHNQYHSGHLKWQRDGYNSGHQKWQREVPNKRKAPQEGENRGICHRCGSEGHWQRTCRTPKHLVDLYESSKRNNGKRVETNFANYNLVNEPVNKASNEIDTGANLYYGLDD, from the coding sequence ATGGCGAATCTTGCAAAATTAGAGTTTGTTGCCATGGATGTTTTCGGAAATAATTATTTGTCATGGGTCCTTGATGCGGAATTACACCTTAGTGCTAATGGCCTAAAAGATACTATTGACCCGGAAAAGATCCCAACTGTTGAACAAAATGCAAAAGCGATTATCTTTCTTAGGCATCACATCCACGAAGATCTAAAATTTGAATACCTCACTATCAAAAATTCACTCACCCTTTGGAATAATCTCAAGGATAGATTTGATCACCAAAAACTTGTTCACTTGCCATCTGCCCGATATGACTGGATTAATTTGAGGTTACAAGATTTCAAATTTGTAGCTGAATATAATTCTGCTCTTTTCAAGATAagctcaaaattaattttatgtggTGAAAATATTACTGATACTGAAATGATTGAAAAGACCCTCTCAACCTTTCACCCCAACACTATGATCCTGGCTCAACAATATAGGGAGCGTAATTTTCAGAAATATGGCGAGCTGATATCTCTCCTTCTTGTGGCTGAAAAGAATAATGAGTTGCTACTGAAAAATCATCAGATACGTCCCACGGGCTCTGCCCAGTTACCTGAAGTACATAACACGTCATTCCTGAAGAATGAACGTGGGAAAGGGCATAGAGGAGGACGGGGTTATGGACGAAACCGTGGACGTGGAAATTTTTGTGGTCGGTTTCACAATCAATATCATTCTGGTCACCTGAAGTGGCAACGTGATGGTTACAACTCTGGCCACCAGAAATGGCAACGTGAAGTGCCAAATAAAAGAAAGGCGCCCCAAGAAGGAGAGAACCGAGGCATCTGTCATAGGTGCGGATCTGAGGGGCACTGGCAACGTACTTGTCGCACACCCAAACATCTTGTTGATCTCTACGAGTCATCCAAAAGAAATAATGGAAAGAGAGTAGAAACCAACTTCGCTAATTATAATCTAGTTAATGAACCAgtcaataaggcctcaaatgaaATAGACACTGGTGCTAATCTTTATTATGGTTTAGACGACTAG
- the LOC141692431 gene encoding transcription factor MYBS3-like has protein sequence MGRKCSHCGNIGHNSRTCISYKGNISMASTGNIGGLRLFGVQLVDMTSSCSSSSAISQAFDIKKSFSMDCLMSSPNSPSSSSSLVSINEISDQNCIGYLSDGLLARAQERKKGVPWTEEEHRAFLAGLQKLGKGDWRGISRKFVTTRTPTQVASHAQKHFLRQATLDKKKRRSSLFDMSNSSNGRQRGLSAAQYFGSSSSFDVVPEDTNLPMIDLNLSEQNHHIETRNQETDNSQPAASHHHSISIWPYGSKNSQTNSTSSNPDLELKLAAPKANDENKASDSLQLTGAISVT, from the exons ATGGGAAGAAAATGTTCACATTGTGGTAACATAGGCCATAATTCAAGAACTTGTATAAGCTACAAGGGTAATATTAGTATGGCTAGTACTGGTAATATTGGTGGACTAAGGCTCTTTGGGGTGCAACTTGTTGATATGActtcttcttgttcttcttcatctgcaatttctcAAGCTTTTGACATAAAGAAAAGTTTTAGCATGGATTGTCTGATGTCATCACCTAACTCACCATCGTCTTCTTCATCTCTAGTTTCGATCAATGAAATTTCCGATCAGAATTGTATTGGTTATTTATCCGATGGCCTATTAGCCCGAGCTCAGGAACGAAAGAAAG GAGTTCCATGGACGGAAGAGGAACACCGGGCATTTCTAGCCGGACTACAAAAACTAGGAAAGGGTGATTGGAGAGGAATCTCAAGAAAGTTTGTTACCACAAGAACTCCAACCCAAGTTGCAAGTCATGCCCAAAAGCACTTTCTCAGGCAGGCTACTCTCGACAAGAAAAAGCGCCGTTCCAGCCTCTTTGACATG AGTAATAGTTCAAATGGTAGGCAACGTGGCTTAAGTGCAGCTCAGTACTTTGGTTCATCAAGCTCATTTGATGTTGTTCCTGAAGATACCAACCTGCCTATGATTGACCTCAATTTATCCGAACAGAATCATCATATCGAGACCAGGAACCAAGAAACCGACAACTCTCAACCTGCAGCATCTCATCATCATTCCATATCCATATGGCCATACGGATCAAAAAATTCACAGACAAACTCTACATCTTCAAATCCAGATCTCGAGCTTAAACTAGCTGCACCAAAGGCCAACGACGAAAATAAAGCATCTGACAGTCTCCAACTAACCGGAGCTATTAGTGTAACCTGA